From a single Micromonospora pallida genomic region:
- a CDS encoding TIGR03086 family metal-binding protein — protein sequence MDLLDSYRRSLAEFVDRVGRVSPGQWSAPTPCPEWDVRTLVNHVVTEDRWAAPLLGGATVESVGDRFAGDQLGADPVETARDAARAAERAATAPGTTERTVALSAGPTPAPEYLHQLVAEHLVHGWDLAVAIGTDPRMDPEAVRECARWFTGRVTDYQAGNLVRTGVDVPADADEQDRLLALFGRDPAWTPGT from the coding sequence ATGGACCTGCTGGATTCGTACCGACGCAGCCTGGCGGAGTTCGTCGACCGGGTGGGCCGCGTCAGCCCGGGACAGTGGTCGGCGCCGACGCCCTGCCCGGAGTGGGACGTCCGCACCCTGGTCAACCACGTGGTGACCGAGGACCGGTGGGCAGCGCCCCTGCTGGGCGGGGCGACCGTGGAGTCGGTCGGCGACCGGTTCGCGGGCGACCAGCTCGGCGCCGACCCGGTCGAGACGGCCCGGGACGCGGCCCGGGCGGCCGAGCGGGCCGCCACCGCACCGGGGACGACGGAGCGCACCGTCGCGCTCTCCGCCGGCCCGACGCCGGCCCCGGAGTACCTCCACCAACTCGTCGCGGAGCACCTCGTACACGGTTGGGACCTGGCGGTGGCGATCGGCACGGACCCCCGGATGGACCCGGAAGCGGTGCGCGAGTGCGCCCGGTGGTTCACCGGCCGGGTCACCGACTACCAGGCGGGCAACCTGGTCCGTACCGGGGTGGACGTGCCCGCCGACGCCGACGAGCAGGACCGGCTGCTCGCGCTCTTCGGCCGTGACCCGGCCTGGACACCGGGCACCTGA
- a CDS encoding class I SAM-dependent methyltransferase, whose translation MSEISTAFVRLHARLAPVAFVPEVRLHQADEPIGLWELTEGEFRSDQPPPFWAFAWAGGQALARYVLDHPETVAGRRVLDLASGSGLVAVAAARAGAVAVRAVEIDERAVAAVALNAEANQVRVDAELGDVLDAPDAGTAEVVLAGDVFYSEAMANRMLRFLLRATRAGARVLVGDPGRAFLPRDRFTELASYDVPVPPALESVEVRHTTVWELKPGRPRADG comes from the coding sequence GTGTCCGAGATCTCCACGGCCTTCGTGCGGCTGCACGCCCGGCTCGCCCCCGTGGCCTTCGTCCCCGAGGTACGGCTGCACCAGGCCGACGAACCGATCGGGCTCTGGGAACTGACCGAGGGCGAGTTCCGCAGCGACCAGCCGCCCCCGTTCTGGGCCTTCGCCTGGGCCGGCGGTCAGGCGCTCGCCCGGTACGTGCTCGACCACCCGGAGACCGTCGCCGGCCGCCGGGTGCTCGACCTCGCGTCCGGCTCCGGTCTGGTCGCGGTCGCCGCCGCCCGCGCCGGGGCCGTCGCCGTCCGCGCGGTGGAGATCGACGAGCGGGCGGTCGCGGCCGTCGCGCTCAACGCCGAGGCCAACCAGGTACGCGTCGACGCGGAGCTGGGCGACGTCCTCGACGCCCCGGACGCCGGCACCGCCGAGGTGGTGCTCGCCGGGGACGTCTTCTACAGCGAGGCGATGGCCAACCGGATGCTGCGCTTCCTGCTCCGCGCCACCCGGGCCGGGGCTCGGGTGCTGGTCGGCGACCCGGGGCGGGCCTTCCTCCCCCGGGACCGCTTCACCGAACTGGCCAGCTACGACGTGCCGGTGCCCCCGGCGCTGGAGAGCGTCGAGGTTCGGCATACCACCGTCTGGGAACTGAAGCCGGGCCGTCCCCGTGCCGACGGTTGA
- a CDS encoding cytochrome P450, which translates to MPTVDLPDGLFRGWGPALAADVPDTVTVADHLGVEHLLVTRHALVREVLADPVTWRPDNALDAVTPVPVAALRILAGHRFRLPPTLANNAGPSHPEIRSLVAEALHPERVAAQQPWLTGLVDERVGRLAAGLAAGATVDLHAGLAADLPLLVLSRLVELPDAPVDVVKEFARAALELFWAPLDADRQQALAVEVGRFHRVLREFAATGGGLAARLRAAGHPPDVVVGALFFLLVAGQETTSQFLTLLLHRLTGEPTVLAGLRAGTTPVADVVEEGLRLEPPIVTWRRVATVDTTLGGTPVRRGTSVVLWLARAGRDPAVVAEPAHFRPGQRGSRRHLAFGAGAHRCVGAQLARMEAAVVVARTAELLAGVEVVRPPWCPDNLTFRMPDAFLVRRADRP; encoded by the coding sequence GTGCCGACGGTTGACCTCCCCGACGGGCTGTTCCGTGGGTGGGGTCCGGCGCTGGCCGCCGACGTGCCCGACACGGTGACCGTCGCCGACCACCTCGGGGTCGAGCACCTGCTGGTCACCCGGCACGCCCTGGTCCGGGAGGTGCTCGCCGACCCGGTGACCTGGCGGCCGGACAACGCGCTGGACGCGGTCACCCCGGTCCCGGTGGCCGCGCTGCGGATCCTCGCCGGGCACCGGTTCCGGCTGCCCCCGACCCTGGCCAACAACGCCGGCCCGAGTCACCCGGAGATCCGGTCGCTGGTCGCCGAGGCGCTGCACCCGGAGCGGGTCGCCGCCCAGCAGCCCTGGCTGACCGGGCTGGTCGACGAGCGGGTCGGCCGGCTCGCCGCCGGGCTGGCCGCCGGGGCGACCGTGGACCTGCACGCCGGGCTCGCCGCCGACCTGCCGTTGCTGGTGCTGTCCCGGCTGGTCGAGCTGCCGGACGCCCCGGTCGACGTGGTCAAGGAGTTCGCCCGGGCCGCCCTGGAACTCTTCTGGGCCCCGCTCGACGCCGACCGCCAGCAGGCCCTCGCCGTCGAGGTGGGCCGGTTCCACCGGGTACTACGGGAGTTCGCCGCCACCGGCGGTGGACTGGCCGCCCGGCTGCGGGCCGCCGGCCATCCGCCGGACGTGGTGGTCGGCGCGCTGTTCTTCCTGCTGGTAGCCGGGCAGGAGACCACCTCCCAGTTCCTCACCCTGCTGCTGCACCGGCTGACCGGCGAACCGACCGTGCTGGCCGGGTTGCGCGCCGGCACGACGCCGGTGGCCGACGTGGTGGAGGAGGGGCTGCGGCTGGAACCGCCGATCGTGACCTGGCGGCGGGTCGCCACCGTGGACACCACGCTGGGCGGGACTCCGGTGCGGCGGGGCACCAGCGTCGTACTCTGGCTGGCCCGGGCCGGGCGGGACCCGGCCGTGGTGGCCGAGCCGGCGCACTTCCGTCCCGGCCAGCGCGGCTCCCGCCGCCACCTGGCGTTCGGCGCGGGCGCGCACCGCTGCGTGGGGGCGCAACTGGCCCGGATGGAGGCGGCCGTGGTGGTGGCCCGCACGGCGGAACTGCTGGCCGGGGTGGAGGTGGTCCGGCCGCCCTGGTGCCCGGACAACCTCACCTTCCGGATGCCGGACGCCTTCCTGGTCCGCCGCGCCGACCGACCGTGA
- a CDS encoding alpha/beta hydrolase family protein, with the protein MSRESLTGLAEDLASRGYVVAGVDHPYEARGVEFPDGRVAECFACDEWGDGTAQKVIQGRTADVSFLLDRLTGAHPVWRGFVDPQRVAMAGHSIGGASAVRTLVTDARVDAAADLDGTLFVPTGPTTRPVMLVGAERPADHSWLRDWPDLTGWKRWLTVHGSGHMSFTDRPVLGAQLGIDPGAIPAERQLLLTREYVAAFVDRHLRDRPAPLLDGPHPDYPEVTFR; encoded by the coding sequence TTGAGCCGGGAGTCGCTCACCGGGCTCGCCGAGGACCTGGCCAGCCGGGGCTACGTGGTCGCCGGCGTCGACCACCCGTACGAGGCGCGCGGCGTGGAGTTCCCGGACGGCCGGGTCGCCGAGTGCTTCGCCTGCGACGAGTGGGGCGACGGTACGGCGCAGAAGGTGATCCAGGGGCGAACCGCCGACGTGTCGTTCCTGCTCGACCGGCTCACCGGGGCGCACCCGGTCTGGCGGGGCTTCGTCGACCCGCAACGGGTCGCCATGGCCGGCCACTCCATCGGCGGCGCGTCGGCGGTCCGGACCCTGGTCACCGACGCCCGGGTGGACGCCGCCGCCGACCTCGACGGGACGCTGTTCGTCCCGACCGGCCCGACCACGCGGCCGGTCATGCTGGTCGGCGCGGAACGTCCGGCGGACCACAGCTGGCTGCGGGACTGGCCCGACCTGACCGGCTGGAAGCGCTGGCTGACGGTCCACGGCAGCGGGCACATGTCCTTCACCGACCGTCCGGTCCTCGGCGCGCAGCTCGGCATCGACCCGGGCGCCATCCCGGCGGAGCGGCAACTGCTCCTCACCCGGGAGTACGTCGCGGCCTTCGTCGACCGGCACCTGCGGGACCGCCCCGCCCCGCTGCTCGACGGCCCGCACCCCGACTACCCCGAGGTGACCTTCCGCTGA
- a CDS encoding response regulator, with amino-acid sequence MTISVLLADDEGMIRAGVRAILATDPGIEVVAEAADGRAAVDLVRAHRPRVALLDIRMPRLDGLAAAAEIRRLVPGTAVAMLTTFGDDDHVVRALGDGATGFLLKAGDPRELLAGVRAVADGGAYLSPPVARRVIELGGSRMARGPAARDRLAGLTDRERDVLALVGAGLSNAAIARRLHLVEGTVKGYLSSVFTRLGVRNRVQAAILAYEAGLVDADD; translated from the coding sequence GTGACGATCTCCGTGCTGCTCGCCGACGACGAGGGGATGATCCGGGCCGGGGTGCGGGCCATCCTCGCCACCGACCCGGGCATCGAGGTGGTCGCCGAGGCCGCCGACGGGCGCGCCGCCGTGGACCTCGTCCGGGCCCACCGTCCCCGGGTGGCGCTGCTGGACATCCGGATGCCCCGGCTGGACGGGCTGGCCGCCGCCGCCGAGATCCGCCGGCTGGTGCCCGGTACGGCGGTGGCCATGCTGACCACCTTCGGCGACGACGACCACGTGGTCCGGGCGCTCGGCGACGGGGCCACCGGCTTCCTGCTGAAGGCGGGTGACCCGCGGGAACTGCTGGCCGGGGTCCGGGCGGTGGCCGACGGCGGGGCGTACCTGTCGCCCCCGGTGGCGCGGCGGGTGATCGAGCTGGGCGGGTCGCGGATGGCGCGCGGGCCGGCGGCCCGGGACCGGCTGGCCGGGCTCACCGACCGGGAACGTGACGTGCTCGCCCTGGTGGGGGCGGGCCTGTCCAACGCCGCGATCGCCCGCCGCCTGCACCTGGTCGAGGGAACGGTCAAGGGCTACCTGTCGAGCGTGTTCACCCGGCTCGGCGTGCGCAACCGGGTGCAGGCGGCGATCCTCGCGTACGAGGCGGGCCTGGTCGACGCCGACGACTGA
- a CDS encoding sensor histidine kinase encodes MRALYGRIDGGRRRLLGDGLLGVLLAAPITYPRLTPPYSWSTLLLLFGALLVLGAAVALAWRRPLPALVLVVLGSSVDGNFVFAIPVFSYLVGRRDARAAPAAVVFAVTAVVGSLLNLGLFGARPRTWFLLATVLIFAGVFPWLVGRYLRQQHALLVAGWEYAESVRREQWGAAERVRLRERARIARDMHDSLGHGLSLIALRAGALELAPDLDPRHRAAAADLRASVTAATGRLGEIVRVLRADAGPAALDPADDVAALVAGAREAGMAVELRGDPVDADLPELTGVALRGLVREALTNAARYAPGAPVTVTVCRAPERVEVSVVNDRPPVPPPRSASTGSGLLALGERVRLAGGTLDAGPRDGGFAVLARFPRTPTGPVPTGPVPTGPVPTGPAPAPPWEAEAVPVAAGVGWSGLTPSGRFGDARRRVRRSLLVAVGAPVALAGLLALVYHPFVTADAVLDSAAYERMRPGQARAELAGLPRRQVEAPVDAPAGCEYYTDGNFPLAQPAYRLCFRQGRLVEKERMP; translated from the coding sequence GTGCGGGCACTCTACGGGCGGATCGACGGTGGCAGGCGGCGGCTGCTGGGGGACGGGCTGCTCGGTGTGCTGCTCGCCGCGCCGATCACGTACCCCCGGCTGACCCCGCCATACTCCTGGTCGACGCTGCTGTTGCTGTTCGGCGCGCTGCTGGTGCTCGGCGCGGCGGTGGCGCTGGCCTGGCGGCGACCCCTGCCGGCGCTGGTGCTGGTGGTGCTCGGTTCGTCCGTCGACGGGAACTTCGTCTTCGCCATCCCGGTGTTCAGCTACCTGGTCGGCCGGCGGGACGCGCGGGCCGCGCCCGCCGCGGTGGTCTTCGCGGTGACCGCGGTCGTCGGTTCGCTGCTCAACCTGGGGCTGTTCGGCGCCCGGCCGCGTACCTGGTTCCTGCTCGCCACCGTGCTCATCTTCGCCGGGGTGTTCCCGTGGCTGGTCGGCCGGTACCTCCGCCAGCAACACGCGCTGCTGGTGGCCGGCTGGGAGTACGCCGAGTCGGTGCGCCGGGAGCAGTGGGGGGCCGCCGAGCGGGTACGGCTGCGGGAACGGGCCCGGATCGCCCGGGACATGCACGACTCACTCGGCCACGGCCTCAGCCTGATCGCGCTCCGGGCCGGCGCGCTGGAACTGGCCCCCGACCTCGACCCCCGGCACCGGGCGGCCGCCGCCGACCTGCGGGCGAGCGTGACCGCCGCGACCGGGCGCCTCGGCGAGATCGTCCGGGTGCTCCGGGCGGACGCCGGACCGGCCGCCCTCGACCCGGCCGACGACGTGGCCGCGCTGGTGGCCGGCGCCCGGGAGGCGGGGATGGCGGTCGAGCTGCGCGGCGACCCGGTCGACGCCGACCTGCCCGAGCTGACCGGCGTGGCCCTGCGCGGGCTGGTCCGGGAGGCGCTCACCAACGCTGCCCGGTACGCGCCCGGCGCCCCGGTCACCGTGACGGTGTGCCGGGCTCCGGAGCGGGTCGAGGTGTCCGTGGTGAACGACCGGCCGCCGGTGCCCCCGCCCCGGTCGGCGTCGACCGGATCGGGGCTGCTGGCGCTCGGCGAGCGGGTCCGGCTCGCCGGCGGCACCCTCGACGCCGGCCCTCGCGACGGCGGGTTCGCCGTGCTGGCCCGCTTTCCCCGTACCCCCACCGGACCCGTCCCCACCGGACCCGTCCCCACCGGACCCGTCCCCACCGGACCTGCCCCTGCCCCGCCGTGGGAAGCGGAAGCCGTGCCGGTGGCGGCCGGGGTCGGCTGGTCCGGGCTGACGCCGTCGGGGCGGTTCGGCGATGCCCGGCGGCGGGTCCGGCGCAGCCTGCTCGTCGCGGTCGGGGCCCCGGTCGCGCTGGCCGGACTGCTGGCGCTGGTCTACCACCCGTTCGTCACCGCCGACGCCGTGCTCGACTCGGCGGCGTACGAGCGGATGCGCCCCGGCCAGGCCCGCGCCGAGCTGGCCGGCCTGCCCCGCCGACAGGTCGAGGCCCCGGTCGACGCGCCCGCCGGGTGCGAGTACTACACCGACGGGAACTTCCCGCTGGCCCAGCCGGCCTACCGGCTCTGCTTCCGGCAGGGTCGGCTGGTCGAGAAGGAACGGATGCCGTGA
- the bioD gene encoding dethiobiotin synthase, translating to MLVTGTDTEVGKTVVTAAVAAAAQAAGLRVAVVKPGQTGTATGEPSDVDSVTRLAAPLTGRTLASFPDPLAPLTAARVAELEPLELDRVIDAVREEVDKHDLVLVEGAGGLLVPMGLRPSGEAWTVADLAVALGAPAVVVARAGLGTLNHTALTLEALERRAVPAGVVIGAWPVEPELVHWTNLGELVPKLLGALPTGAGAMDPGVFRRSAPGWLTPALHGVLDDWRAWAEEI from the coding sequence GTGCTGGTCACCGGCACCGACACCGAGGTCGGCAAGACGGTGGTGACCGCGGCCGTGGCCGCCGCCGCGCAGGCCGCCGGGCTGCGGGTCGCCGTGGTCAAGCCCGGCCAGACCGGTACGGCCACCGGTGAGCCCTCCGACGTCGACAGCGTGACCCGGCTGGCCGCCCCGCTGACCGGCCGTACGTTGGCCAGTTTCCCCGACCCGCTCGCCCCGCTGACCGCCGCCCGGGTGGCGGAGCTGGAGCCGCTGGAGCTGGACCGGGTGATCGACGCGGTCCGCGAGGAGGTGGACAAGCACGACCTGGTGCTCGTCGAGGGGGCCGGCGGGCTGCTCGTACCGATGGGGCTGCGTCCCTCCGGCGAGGCCTGGACGGTGGCCGACCTGGCGGTGGCGCTCGGCGCGCCCGCCGTGGTGGTGGCCCGGGCCGGGCTGGGCACCCTCAACCACACCGCACTGACCCTCGAGGCGCTGGAGCGCCGGGCGGTGCCGGCCGGGGTGGTGATCGGCGCCTGGCCGGTCGAGCCGGAGCTGGTGCACTGGACGAACCTGGGCGAACTGGTGCCGAAGCTGCTCGGCGCGCTGCCCACCGGAGCCGGGGCGATGGACCCGGGGGTGTTCCGCCGGTCCGCCCCGGGCTGGCTCACTCCCGCCCTGCACGGGGTGCTCGACGACTGGCGGGCCTGGGCCGAGGAGATCTGA
- a CDS encoding 8-amino-7-oxononanoate synthase, protein MADWLATLERRAELRAKAGLTRRLRPRSADDAVIDLAGNDYLGLATHPEVTGAATAALRAYGLGATGSRLVRGSTYVHQDLEDALADWLGTERALVFSSGYLANLGALRALVQPRTLLVSDAHNHASLIDGCRISGAETVVTPHADVAAVQAALAAAPGRPAVVVTESVFSVDGDLAPLARLHEVARRHGALLLVDDAHALGVTGPAGAGAVVAAGLAGAPDVVVTATLSKSLGGVGGVVAGPAPFVRHLVETGRTFIFDTALPPAMAAGVRAAVELARTRDDLRAELVDRGALTVRRLRAAGLTVSTPAAGVVSVTAPGPEAATTWAEDCGERGVAVGCFRPPSTPDPRSRLRLTLNAGVPRSDFEQALDVVVACAPEGARDGQRVGVDA, encoded by the coding sequence GTGGCGGACTGGCTGGCGACGCTCGAGCGCCGTGCCGAACTGCGGGCGAAGGCGGGACTGACCCGGCGACTGCGACCTCGGAGCGCGGACGACGCCGTCATCGATTTGGCCGGCAACGACTACCTCGGTCTCGCCACCCACCCCGAGGTCACCGGTGCCGCGACGGCGGCGCTGCGGGCGTACGGGCTGGGTGCGACCGGGTCGCGGCTGGTGCGCGGCTCCACGTACGTGCACCAGGACCTGGAGGACGCCCTCGCCGACTGGCTCGGCACGGAACGCGCCCTGGTCTTCTCCTCCGGCTACCTGGCCAACCTCGGGGCGCTGCGGGCCCTCGTCCAGCCGCGCACCCTGCTCGTCTCGGACGCACACAACCACGCCTCCCTGATCGACGGCTGCCGGATCTCCGGGGCGGAGACCGTGGTCACCCCGCACGCCGACGTGGCCGCCGTACAGGCGGCCCTCGCCGCCGCGCCCGGCCGGCCGGCGGTGGTGGTCACCGAGTCGGTCTTCTCCGTCGACGGGGACCTCGCCCCGCTCGCCCGGCTACACGAGGTGGCCCGCCGCCACGGTGCGCTGCTGCTGGTCGACGACGCGCACGCGCTGGGGGTGACCGGACCGGCCGGGGCCGGCGCGGTGGTCGCCGCCGGACTCGCCGGCGCGCCGGACGTGGTGGTCACCGCGACCCTCTCGAAGTCCCTCGGTGGCGTGGGCGGGGTGGTGGCCGGTCCCGCCCCGTTCGTCCGGCACCTGGTGGAGACCGGCCGGACCTTCATCTTCGACACCGCGCTCCCACCGGCGATGGCCGCCGGGGTGCGGGCCGCCGTCGAACTCGCCCGGACCCGCGACGACCTGCGCGCCGAACTCGTCGACCGGGGGGCCCTGACGGTGCGTCGACTGCGCGCCGCCGGGTTGACCGTCTCCACGCCCGCCGCCGGGGTGGTGTCGGTGACCGCCCCCGGACCGGAGGCCGCCACGACATGGGCCGAGGACTGTGGGGAGCGGGGGGTGGCGGTCGGCTGCTTCCGTCCGCCCTCCACCCCCGATCCGCGGTCCCGGCTGCGACTGACCCTCAACGCCGGGGTACCCCGGTCCGACTTCGAGCAGGCGTTGGACGTCGTCGTGGCGTGCGCGCCGGAGGGGGCGCGGGACGGACAGCGGGTCGGGGTGGACGCGTGA
- the bioB gene encoding biotin synthase BioB — protein sequence MPEILDQARTQVLENGVGLDEAGVLAVLNLPDEHLTEALQLAHEVRMRWCGPEVEVEGIVSLKTGGCPEDCHFCSQSGLFASPVRSVWLDIPSLVEAAKQTAATGATEFCIVAAVRGPDAKLMKQMREGVAAIRAAVDIQVAASLGMLNQEQVDELVDMGVHRYNHNLETCRSYFPNVVTTHSWEERWETLRMVRESGMEVCCGGILGLGETVEQRAEFAAQLAELDPHEVPLNFLNPRPGTPLGDRPVVEGKDALRAIAAFRLAMPRTILRYAGGREITLGDLGTREGLLGGINAVIVGNYLTTLGRPATDDLKLLDDLKMPVKALSATL from the coding sequence ATGCCAGAGATCCTCGACCAGGCCCGAACCCAGGTGCTGGAGAACGGCGTCGGCCTCGACGAGGCCGGGGTCCTCGCTGTGCTGAACCTGCCCGACGAGCACCTGACCGAAGCGCTCCAGTTGGCTCACGAGGTACGGATGCGCTGGTGCGGCCCGGAGGTCGAGGTGGAGGGCATCGTCTCGCTGAAGACCGGCGGGTGCCCCGAGGACTGCCACTTCTGCTCGCAGTCCGGTCTCTTCGCCTCCCCGGTCCGGTCGGTCTGGCTGGACATCCCGTCGCTGGTCGAGGCGGCGAAGCAGACCGCCGCCACCGGGGCGACCGAGTTCTGCATCGTGGCCGCCGTGCGCGGCCCGGACGCGAAGCTGATGAAGCAGATGCGCGAGGGCGTGGCGGCGATCCGGGCGGCGGTGGACATCCAGGTCGCCGCGTCGCTGGGCATGCTCAACCAGGAGCAGGTCGACGAGCTGGTCGACATGGGCGTACACCGGTACAACCACAACCTGGAGACCTGCCGCTCCTACTTCCCGAACGTGGTCACCACGCACTCGTGGGAGGAGCGCTGGGAGACGCTGCGGATGGTCCGCGAGTCCGGCATGGAGGTCTGCTGCGGCGGCATCCTCGGCCTCGGCGAGACGGTCGAGCAGCGCGCCGAGTTCGCCGCGCAGCTCGCCGAGCTGGACCCGCACGAGGTCCCGCTGAACTTCCTCAACCCGCGTCCGGGCACCCCGCTGGGTGACCGGCCGGTGGTCGAGGGGAAGGACGCGTTGCGCGCCATCGCCGCGTTCCGGCTGGCCATGCCGCGCACCATTCTCCGGTACGCGGGCGGGCGCGAGATCACCCTCGGTGACCTGGGCACCCGGGAGGGCCTGCTCGGCGGTATCAACGCGGTGATCGTGGGCAACTACCTGACCACCCTGGGTCGACCGGCGACCGACGACCTCAAGCTCCTCGACGACCTGAAGATGCCGGTCAAGGCGCTCTCCGCGACGCTGTGA
- a CDS encoding aldehyde dehydrogenase family protein, protein MALRLADGTAWADTLARAVQAAPEAFDPTGADGTTTLRNLVEGAWASVGTPSPVRTPVDNTVLVNLPRLDAATARAAVVSAAATHRDWADTPLAERKARVTDALDALSAHRDLLALLLVWEIGKPWRLACADVDRALDGVRWYVDEIDRMLADGREPLPGPVSNIASWNYPMSVLVHAELVQLLAGNAVIAKTPSQGGAVCLTVAHALMRRAGLPTTLVSGGGEELSEVLVRAPEIGAVAFVGGRSNGGKVAAALLDSDKRHFIEQEGLNAWGIWEFSQWDMLAKHLKKGFEYGKQRCTAYPRFVVQRDLVDEFLDMYLPVVRSVRFGHPLAVGDDWSAGDPLPELDFGPLISGAKADELRRKVDEAVRGGAVPIYRGKLDGAPFLDGQDTSAYVAPSVLLAPPGRSRLMHAEPFGPVDTIVVVDTTDELLAAMNASNGALVASLACDDEELAGKLAVDLQAFKVGINTPRSRGDRDEAFGGRGASWKGAFVGGDLLVQAVTVGEGRLYGNFPDYSSYPAT, encoded by the coding sequence ATGGCTCTACGACTCGCCGACGGCACCGCCTGGGCAGACACCCTGGCCCGTGCCGTCCAGGCCGCCCCCGAGGCGTTCGACCCCACCGGCGCCGACGGCACCACCACCCTGCGCAACCTCGTCGAGGGCGCCTGGGCCTCGGTGGGCACCCCCAGCCCGGTCCGTACCCCGGTGGACAACACCGTCCTGGTCAACCTGCCCCGGCTGGACGCCGCCACAGCCCGGGCCGCAGTGGTCTCCGCCGCTGCCACACACCGCGACTGGGCCGATACCCCGCTCGCCGAGCGGAAGGCCCGGGTGACCGACGCGCTCGACGCCCTCAGCGCCCACCGCGACCTGCTGGCTCTCCTGCTGGTCTGGGAGATCGGCAAGCCGTGGCGGCTGGCCTGCGCCGACGTGGACCGGGCCCTGGACGGCGTCCGCTGGTACGTCGACGAGATCGACCGGATGCTCGCCGACGGACGCGAGCCCCTCCCCGGCCCGGTCAGCAACATCGCCAGCTGGAACTATCCGATGAGCGTGCTGGTCCACGCCGAACTGGTCCAACTCCTCGCCGGCAACGCGGTCATCGCCAAGACCCCCTCCCAGGGCGGGGCGGTCTGCCTGACCGTCGCCCACGCGCTGATGCGCCGGGCCGGGCTGCCCACCACGCTCGTCTCCGGCGGCGGGGAGGAACTGTCCGAGGTGCTCGTCCGGGCTCCGGAGATCGGTGCGGTGGCTTTCGTCGGCGGGCGCTCCAACGGTGGGAAGGTCGCCGCCGCGCTGCTCGACTCGGACAAGCGCCACTTCATCGAGCAGGAGGGGCTCAACGCCTGGGGCATCTGGGAGTTCTCCCAGTGGGACATGCTCGCCAAGCACCTGAAGAAGGGCTTCGAGTACGGCAAGCAGCGCTGCACCGCGTACCCGCGCTTCGTCGTGCAGCGCGACCTGGTCGACGAGTTCCTGGACATGTACCTGCCGGTGGTCCGCTCGGTCAGGTTCGGCCACCCGCTCGCCGTCGGCGACGACTGGTCCGCCGGTGACCCCCTGCCCGAGCTGGACTTCGGCCCGCTGATCAGTGGCGCCAAGGCCGACGAGCTGCGCCGCAAGGTCGACGAGGCGGTACGCGGCGGGGCGGTCCCGATCTACCGGGGCAAGCTCGACGGCGCACCGTTCCTGGACGGCCAGGACACCTCGGCGTACGTGGCCCCGTCGGTGCTGCTCGCCCCGCCCGGCCGTTCCCGGCTGATGCACGCCGAGCCGTTCGGCCCGGTGGACACGATCGTGGTCGTGGACACCACCGACGAGCTGCTCGCCGCGATGAACGCCTCCAACGGCGCGCTGGTCGCCAGCCTCGCCTGCGACGACGAGGAACTGGCCGGAAAGCTGGCGGTGGACCTCCAGGCGTTCAAGGTCGGCATCAACACGCCGCGCTCCCGGGGCGACCGGGACGAGGCGTTCGGTGGTCGGGGCGCCTCCTGGAAGGGCGCGTTCGTCGGCGGTGACCTGCTGGTGCAGGCGGTCACGGTCGGCGAGGGGCGCCTCTACGGCAACTTCCCCGACTACAGCAGCTACCCGGCGACCTGA